One Sulfurovum zhangzhouensis genomic window, AGATCAGTATCCAGATCTATATGTGCAAATACATATCCTGAATAAAGTGTTCTCTCGGTGATTTTTTTCTGACCGTTTTTAACTTCAATTACTTCTTCAGTTGGGACTACAAGTTCTTTGACCTTATCTTCAATTCCATGATCAACTGCCATCTGTTCAATTGCTCTTTTTACAGATTGTTCACTTCCTGCATATGTCTGAATTGCATACCATTGATAAGCCATCTTCTATCCTATAATACTGATGATACGATTGATGACATTAAAAGGTCAACCAATGCTAAAAATATTGAAATAACAGTCACTACAAGAATAACCGCTAAGA contains:
- the secE gene encoding preprotein translocase subunit SecE; its protein translation is MEKLSTFIAHAKAEIHKVIFPTKVQVRQAFLAVILVVTVISIFLALVDLLMSSIVSSVL